One Echinicola strongylocentroti DNA window includes the following coding sequences:
- a CDS encoding GMC oxidoreductase — protein sequence MANLNIKSKQENTYGAIVIGSGMSGGFAAKELCDKGVKTLVLERGRSVIHNKDYPTTNMMPWEFEHRGQMPEDIQRENPVVSRCYAFREDAAHFFVKDQEHPYIQEKPFDWIRGYQTGGKSLLWARQVQRWSDHDFEGPARDGFAVDWPIRYKDLAPWYSYVEKFVGVAGFHDGIPQLPDGEFLPGIELTAAEEYFKSVVEQKYPGRNVISGRCAHITGNAEYYAKQGRGICQHRTICQRGCPFGGYFSSNSASLPWAQRTGNLTLKNHAVVHSIIYDDAQQKATGVRVIDANTKEVTEYFAPIIFVNASALNTNLILLNSTSKRFPNGLGNDNGLMGKYVAFHNYRGGVSGEYDGLKEFTTEGKRPTSGYMPRFRNVDKQETKFLRGYAAGIHGSRSKDVNYSGTGADLVKNMMNPSYGPWRVGSHMMGETIPKESNYVALDTDQKDEWGMPQLKVNVDYDQNDLDMIQDYRDQLSEMFDEAGFKNIRTWDDERRPGLDIHEMGGVRMGHDPKTSLLNKHHQLHTCPNVYVTDGACMTSTSTQNPSLTYMVFAARAVDHALKNQG from the coding sequence ATGGCTAATCTGAATATAAAAAGCAAACAAGAAAATACCTATGGAGCCATTGTGATTGGCTCTGGCATGAGTGGCGGCTTCGCTGCCAAAGAACTATGTGACAAAGGTGTCAAAACCTTGGTGCTGGAACGGGGAAGGAGCGTTATCCACAATAAAGATTACCCCACTACGAATATGATGCCGTGGGAATTTGAGCACCGCGGCCAAATGCCGGAAGACATCCAGCGGGAAAATCCTGTCGTCAGTCGCTGCTATGCATTCAGAGAGGATGCTGCGCACTTTTTCGTGAAAGATCAAGAGCATCCTTATATCCAAGAAAAGCCTTTTGACTGGATCAGGGGCTATCAGACGGGAGGAAAATCGCTGTTGTGGGCTCGTCAGGTCCAGCGCTGGAGTGATCACGACTTCGAGGGGCCGGCAAGGGATGGTTTTGCCGTTGATTGGCCGATCAGGTATAAGGACTTGGCACCTTGGTACAGTTATGTGGAAAAGTTTGTCGGCGTGGCCGGTTTTCATGATGGTATTCCACAGCTTCCGGATGGAGAGTTTTTGCCTGGAATCGAGTTGACTGCTGCAGAAGAATACTTTAAATCCGTCGTGGAGCAAAAATACCCTGGACGAAATGTCATCAGTGGCCGCTGTGCTCATATCACAGGGAACGCGGAATATTATGCAAAACAAGGTAGGGGAATCTGCCAGCACCGCACCATTTGCCAGCGTGGATGCCCTTTTGGTGGGTATTTCAGTTCGAACTCCGCATCACTTCCCTGGGCGCAACGTACCGGAAACCTGACCCTAAAAAATCACGCCGTGGTGCATTCCATTATTTATGACGATGCACAGCAAAAAGCCACGGGAGTGAGAGTAATCGATGCGAATACTAAAGAAGTAACAGAATACTTCGCACCGATTATTTTCGTCAACGCCAGTGCACTCAATACCAATTTGATACTGTTGAATTCTACGTCGAAGCGTTTTCCCAATGGGCTGGGCAATGACAATGGTTTGATGGGAAAATACGTTGCTTTTCACAATTACCGCGGTGGTGTATCAGGAGAATATGACGGTCTAAAAGAGTTTACCACAGAAGGAAAAAGGCCCACCAGCGGCTATATGCCGCGATTCAGGAATGTGGATAAACAAGAAACGAAGTTTCTAAGAGGATATGCAGCAGGCATCCATGGTAGCCGATCGAAGGATGTTAATTATAGCGGAACTGGAGCGGATTTAGTTAAAAACATGATGAATCCATCCTATGGTCCATGGAGGGTTGGCTCCCACATGATGGGCGAAACCATTCCGAAGGAAAGCAATTACGTCGCACTCGACACGGACCAAAAAGACGAATGGGGAATGCCCCAGCTCAAGGTCAATGTGGACTATGACCAAAACGACCTTGACATGATCCAGGATTACCGCGACCAGTTATCGGAGATGTTTGATGAAGCGGGATTTAAGAATATCCGCACTTGGGATGATGAACGTCGGCCAGGCTTGGACATCCACGAAATGGGCGGCGTCCGCATGGGGCATGATCCCAAGACATCCCTGCTCAACAAACACCACCAACTCCATACTTGTCCCAATGTCTATGTGACAGACGGCGCTTGCATGACATCCACCAGCACCCAAAACCCCTCGCTGACCTACATGGTTTTTGCAGCTAGGGCGGTGGACCATGCCTTGAAAAACCAAGGATAA
- a CDS encoding gluconate 2-dehydrogenase subunit 3 family protein codes for MNRRLALKQLAMAAGGLALIPSCDFSEEKVLAAYDELQITESQQQLLQKLVDTIIPKTDLKGATELGVHNFVLVMANDCMSAEEQKQFLGGLKGFDDYTKKTSGTRFTKMDNVEAEKTVNAILEDKPTSDDEMATKYFLQTTKKYTIQGYLNSEYVMTELMPFQLVPGPEFNGKKEIVPGEKVNING; via the coding sequence ATGAACAGACGATTAGCCTTAAAACAACTCGCCATGGCGGCAGGTGGCCTGGCTCTGATTCCTTCCTGTGATTTCAGTGAGGAAAAAGTACTGGCCGCTTATGATGAGCTGCAGATCACTGAAAGTCAGCAGCAATTGCTCCAAAAACTGGTGGATACCATTATTCCTAAAACAGACCTCAAAGGTGCAACGGAGCTTGGTGTGCATAATTTTGTCTTAGTCATGGCCAATGACTGCATGAGCGCTGAAGAACAAAAACAATTCCTCGGTGGCCTGAAAGGATTTGATGATTATACCAAAAAGACGTCCGGTACCCGGTTTACCAAAATGGACAATGTAGAAGCAGAAAAAACTGTCAATGCCATTTTGGAAGACAAACCAACATCGGATGATGAAATGGCCACGAAATATTTTTTGCAAACCACCAAAAAATACACCATCCAAGGTTATTTGAATTCCGAATATGTGATGACCGAACTCATGCCCTTCCAGTTGGTGCCCGGGCCGGAGTTCAATGGAAAAAAAGAAATCGTACCAGGAGAAAAAGTGAACATCAATGGCTAA